AATGCCAAAATTATCAGCGTAGTGCCAAGTATTGAAAATGGGGGATCAGCCACTGCAATTGCTAAGCTGTCTTCTGCAACTGCTGAGTTTGTAAAAGGAATGTATATCAATGCTGAAGTTAAAATCAGCAGCCGTTATACACAAGGTCTTCCCAATGAAGCATTGGTTTCTTATGAAAATAAAAATTACGTTTTTGAAGATCTGGGAAAATCCAATTATAAAATGATTCCCGTAGTGACCGGAATTTCTGATGATCAGTTTACAGAGATAATAAAATCAGACTTTTTAAAAGATAAGAAAATTGTACAGAAAGGAGCTTACAGCCTTCTGATGATGCTTAAAAATAAAGCTGAATAGCCTTAAATACCTATATTATCATTCAAAAGATCAGTCAGTGGGCTGATCTTTTTTATTTCTTCTTCGGGACTTCCCACTGTACTCCCTGCTTTTTGAAAAATTCTTCAAGATTGAGCCAGTCCTGATCACTGTGCAAAAATTCTTCTGCATTAACAGGTACATCTTTACTATGGCCATATTGCTTACATCCGAAACATAATTCAATATTTCTCCACTGATTTTCTTTATAAATGAATAAAGTATTATGGGGTTCAAAACAAAATGCTCCGTCCCAGGCTTTTACACTTTTCTGTCCTTTTATAATCTCTATTAATTCTTGTTTTGAATCAGGAGTTAATATTGTTTTCTTTCTTATGATAGCATTGTTAGGAACACCGTTTTTGAGTAAGTCTCTGTGAATTGTTGTACTCTTACCTGGTTTTTCAATATCAAGCCTGAGATCGTCATGACTGGTAATAAGAATTGTGTCTGCACTTTGTAAATAACGAGCCAGATCTTCATTGATGCTTTGAGAAAAAATAAATATTGAACTTAAAATCAAGCTTATCATAAAGAGTTTACAGATCATGATTTTAACGGATTTTTCTTCTGCTTCTGTCATAAATAAACCCAATAATAGGATAAACAACACTTGTGTAAGCCACTTTTTCAAAAATATAGAACCCAAACTGCCCATCCAGTTTTGTTACTTTCATTGCTTCAAACTGAACAAGCAAATCACTTCCAAAAACAAATATAGAAACCATGAAGGTTAAAAGAATCATAAACGAAAGGCTCTCATTTTTAATTTTTCTAAGTGAAAAAAGATAACCAATCCCTGTAATTCCCAGGAAAATAAGATCTGTAGTTATATGGTTTGTAATATGTGAATCAAAATCAAATAAATCACCAATTACTTTAGACGTATTATTAGCAAATTCCATGACTACCAAACCGCCAATCATGATAATGGCAGAGGAAAAAGCAATGAGAGCCACTATTATCCCGATTAATAATCCTTTATTTTTTCTCACGTTATGGTTATAGTTTAACTTATAAATATAATGAAAATCCATAGTATTCCTATATTTTCTTTTGCTTTTAAAAACATAAGGCAGGTTTTCAACTCATGATATTTGACATGTTTTCCATATTATGAAATACTATTTAATGCATAATTCATTTTAAAATAATATTTTTAAAGAGTGAATAGTTGTAAAGGATTTTTAGATGAATAATAAAAGAACTTTTATCAAAACTTTATGACAAAAAAACCTTTGCACAATTTCCATATTCCGGTAATGGGTCTGGCTTATACTATAGACAGCCCGATTCGTGTTGCCCAATATGGAATTTCTTCTGTGATCTCCATCATTGATGATGAAATCCTGGAAAAAATGAAGAACTTTTACAACAAAAAGTTCAATCTTGACTATTTCGGAATTTCAGCAAAAACAGAAGACTACAGAGCCAGAAGAGTTACGGCTTATCTGGATATGGTGGATGATATTGTGAATGAAAAATTTGAATCTTTTAAACAGGAAATCAGCAAAAACAAAGAAGCTTTAAAGGACTTTATAGCTATGCTTCCGAATACTTCGGATCTTAAAAACAGCCTTCAAACCCTTATCAATCAAAAAGACAACTGGAGTTCCAATATCAAAAACTTCATAGAATCTAATTTAAAACCGGGAAGTATTGATGTCAATATCATGACGAAAGTAGATAAAGACAATTATCATAAAAATGAGCAGCTTCCTGTAATGTATAACGATGCCCATGCTTCACTGCGGGGTTTTGCCAAAAGCAAACTGTCATCATCCATGGTTCTTTCTGCAGGCATGAATCCCCGTTTGTACAGCTATATGGAAGAGTTTGAAGACTTCTTCCCGGATGAAAACGGAAAAATCAAAAAGAAAATCATTCTTAAAGTAAGCGATTTCCGCTCTGCGATGATACAGGGGAATTTTCTGGCCAAAAAAGGGTTATGGGTTTCAGAATACAGAATAGAATCCGGATTGAATTGCGGAGGCCATGCATTTGCCACTGAAGGAATGCTTCTTGGACCTATTATGGAAGAGTTTAAGCAGAAAAAAAATGATCTGATACAATCGGCTCACAGTTTAATGACTGCCGCTTTAGAACAAAAAGGAAAACCCGTAGTTTCCGAGCCTTTAGAAATGAAAATTACGGTGCAAGGTGGAGTAGGTACTTCTGAAGAGCATGCGTTTTTATTGGCGAATTATAGTGTAGACAGCGTAGGATGGGGTTCTCCGTTTTTATTGGTGCCCGAAGCAACCTCCGTAGATACTGAAACCAGAAATTTACTTTTACAATCAAAAGAACAGGATTTCTATCTGAGTAATATCTCACCGTTGGGAGTGCCTTTCAATACAGTAAAAGGAACATCCAACGAAACATTGAAGTATGAAAAAGAAGCAAAAGGAAAATACGGTAGTTCGTGCCCTAAAAAACTTCTGGCATTAAGCAAAGAATTTTCTCCGGAAGGAACCTGTACCGCGTCTAAAAAATATCAGGATATCAAACTGAAAGCGTTGTATGCAGAACAGGAAACATTAACAGAGCAGGAATTCAATAAAAGGAAGTCTGAAATTACCGATAAAGCTTGCCTGTGTGTCGGACTTGTAAATGCGGCATATATGGAACAAAACCTTGAAATCAAAGGGGAAAAACAAGGGGTAGTGATATGTCCCGGACCCAATATTGCTTTTTTTGATAAGGAAGTTTCTCTTTCGGAAATGGTAAAACATATTTATGGAAATACCAACATTCTTTCAGACAATCAACGTCCGAACATGTTCATCAATGAATTGAAAATGTATGTGGAGTATCTGAGAAAAGAAATTGCAGAATCAACCGTACAGATTACCCATTCGCAGACAAAAAAATGGAATGCATTCAGGAAAAACGTTCTTGAAGGGATCACCTATTATCATGAGCTTTTTACAGCATCACCATTCTTCAGCAACGGTTTATCTACCATCAACCAGCAATTGCAGGAATACAAACTACAGCTTATTGCTATTGAGATTCCTCAGGTTGAAAAGTAACCGTATTTTTAATTGATAGATAATAAAAACAGCTTTTCAAAACGGGCTGTTTTTATTTTTTTATTTGACAAACGCAAAGGCGCAAGCTTTTTATTACAATATATATTTTTTAGGCGCAAGAAAATCAATGAGAAGATTATACAAATCTTTGCGCCTTAAAGCAGTTTGTTTTTAATTAATTTGCGCCTTTGCATTTTCCAAAAAATCAATAACCAAAAAAAACTTAGGAAACATCAGTGTTTTCATTTATAATAACTATAGTTGGAATGGCTATTTTGAATAGTCTTCGCCCTTAATATTCCTTACCTTAGATCTCACTTAGTAAAATTATTTTTATGGAAAAAAGAAAAATCAAAAACACCGATTTAATGATTGCCCCAATCAATTTCGGAGGAAATGTTTTTGGATGGACTCTGGACGAGAAACAGTCTTTCGATATACTAGACCGCTTTACAGAAGCCGGATTCAATTTTATAGATACTGCAGACACCTATTCTTGGTGGGTGAACGGAAAAGGCGGACAGTCTGAGGAGATTATCGGAAAGTGGATGAAAAGCAGATCGAACCGCAATGACATCGTTTTAGCAACGAAAGTAGGCTCAGAGACAAAAGAACATGGCTATGACATCAGCAAAAAACATATTCTAAAATCTGTAGACGAATCTCTGCAAAGGCTGCAGACCGATCATATTGACCTTTATTATACTCATTTTGATGACAACATCACTCCGGTAGAAGAAACGCTTTCTGCTTATGATGAAATTATTAAGGCTGGAAAAGTACGTTATATTGCGGCTTCCAATTTATCACCGGAACGTTTGAAAGCTTCATTTGATGCTGCCGAGAAGAATAACCTTCCCAAATATGTTGCATTACAGCCTCATTACAATTTAATGGAAAGAGAAGGTTTTGAAACAAACTATGCTCCTCTGGCAGAACAGTTTGACTTAAGTGTATTTCCTTATTGGTCTCTGGCAGCTGGTTTTTTAACCGGTAAATATCGTGATGAAGCAGATCTTGCAAAAAGTGCGAGAGGTGAAGGGGTTAGAAAATATTTAAATCCTAAAGGGCTTGAAGTATTAAAAGCTTTGGATCAGGTAAGTGCAAAGCATAATACCACTCAGGGAACGGTTTCTCTGGCATGGCTGCTATCCAATCCTTTGATCACAGCACCTATCGTAAGTGCCACCAGTGCTTCACAGCTGGAGACCGTATTCAATGCTCCGAAACTTATTCTGGATCAGGAAGATATTGCGCTGTTGAATAACGCAAGCAACTAATTTTTTCAACTTTCATTATAGACTAAAATTAAATCCGTTCATTGCTGAACGGATTTTTTGTATACCACCCCGTCAAATCAACAGATTTGACACCCCACCAGAGGAGGGGAATGGAGTTCTTTAGTTGTTATATTCTACTTCAATATTAATCAGAATATTCTTTCAGAAGTTGTCTGTAGCTCATCAGTATTGAAGATTTTGAAATAAATCCTATAAAATCATTATTTTCAGTCACTACCGGGAGATTCCATACTCCGGTATCATCAAAGGTCTGGAGAATATCCAATGGTTTATTTTCGCGGTGAAGAACGGCTGGTGGAGTTTTCATGATCTGGGCAACAACCTGGGAGGTTTCTATTTCTTTAGTAAAAAGATAAGGTCTTATATCATCCAAAGTAAGAACTCCTTTCAGTTTTCTGCTTTCATCCACAACCGCAAAAATATTTTTATCTCCATTCTTTACCATTTCAAACAGTTCTGTAACTGAAGCATTTTCATTAATTGTTTGTGAATATTTATCAATGAAATCTTCGGTTCTTAAAGCAAAGAGGAGGTTTTTATCATGTTTATTCGTGAATATTTTTCCTTCATCTGCTAAAGACTTCAGCTCCGGAGAAATCGGGGAGAACCATTTGGCAATGAGATAAGATATGATGGAAGCAATCATCAGTGGGATAAACAAATCATATCCGAAACTTGATTCTGCAATCAGAAATATCGCGGTAAGCGGAGCATACAATACACCACTCATCGCTCCGGCCATTCCTACCAAAACAAGATTAGTCACCGGAACATCTGTAAAACCTAAATGCTGGCAAATCAAAGCAAATAAATACCCTAAAGTTCCTCCGGCAAAAAGAGAAGGTGCAAAATTCCCTCCGTTTCCGCCACTGAATATGGTAAATGAGGTTGCAAATGCTTTTAAAAGTAATACCAGCACCAAAAATATAATAATGGTCCAGTCTCCGATCTCAAAGTATCGGAAAAAACTGTTTTCAATAATAGAGTAGGTGTTCCCGTTCGTAAAAGCCTTTACGGTTTCATAACCTTCTCCAAACAGAGGAGGAAAGAGAACACATAATAAAGACAGCACTGCTCCTCCAAACATCGCTTTACGCATTCTTGAAAGCTGAAGTCCTTTTATAAAATGTTCCACTTTTTGAGAAATAATCACAAAATAACGGGCATATAATCCTGTAACCAATCCTAAAATCAGATAATATGGAACATTCTTATAGTTGAATGCCTCCCTGGTATAAAATCTGAAAAGGACATCTTCCTGAAGCAAAATTCTTGACAAAAGACTTCCGCAAACAGCAGCAACAACCAAAGGAATGAAATCTGTGAAAACCACTCCGGTTAAAAGAATCTCAAAAGCAAACATAATCCCCGCAATAGGAGCGTTGAATGCTGACGCAATTCCGGCAGTAGCCCCAGCAGCAAGCAATAAAGTACGTTCTTTGTAGCTCAGTCTGTACGTCTGCGCATAATTGGAACCAATGGCAGCTCCGGTAACCGCAATAGGACTTTCCAATCCGGCAGATCCTCCCAATCCTACGGTAATTGCACTTTGTATCACCTGAGAATACATTTTAACGGAAGCTACAATACTGGAATTCTGTGCAATTTCATACAAAATAGCTCCGATCCCTTTACGATCCTGACCTTTGAACAGCGTCAGAACAATCATGGTAGTCAAAACAATTCCTAAAAAAGGAAAGACGATATAGAATAATATCTGATATTCAAAATGAACTTTATTGGTAATGAAATAATGAATATTGTGTACCAGAGTTTTCAGAATAACTCCTGCTAAACCAGCGGTACATCCTACCAAAATTCCGGAAAGAACTAAAAACTGATTTCTGCTCAGTCTGTTGTTCAGCCAATGCAGAATAAGCTCATAGCTGCGTGCTTTTTCTAATCCATATTTCTGGAAATCTCTTTTAAATTTAAGGAAGCTAAGGTATTTTTTTTTGTTGTGAATTTTCACCTCGAAAACATTTTATGCTGTCATCAGATTGATACAGCACCGTAAATTTATGAAATATATAATAAAAAACCTCCTTTTAAATCTTTACACTTGTTTTATCGTTTCTATTTTTGTAATTTATATTTTAATTTAAAATTCGAAATTTCTTCTAAATTTAGGAATAGATTTACCGCATGAAAATTCTCATCATTGAAGACGAAGCAGCTCTTGCTCAAAGCATTTCCGAATATCTATCCGGAGAAAATTACCTCTGTGAAGCAGTTAGTACATTCGGTGAAGCAATGGGTAAAATAGAAGCGTTTGAGTATGACTGTATTTTACTGGACATTATGCTGCCGGACGGAAACGGACTTAAAATTTTGGAAGAATTAAAAAAACAACAGAAACAGGACGGTGTGATTATTATTTCTGCTAAAAATGCTCTTGATGATAAGATTGAAGGCTTAAAATTGGGTGCTGATGATTACCTTACCAAACCTTTTCATCTTTCTGAGCTTATGGCAAGGGTGTATTCTATTATCAGACGAAAGCAGTTTAGCAGTTCTAATGTAATCATTCAGAACGAATTACAGATTGATCTATTAGCTAAAACGGTAGTTGTAAACGATGAACTTATTTCCCTGACCAAGAAAGAATTTGATCTCCTCATTTATTTTATCGGTAACAAAAATAAAGTCATCTCCAAAAGTACACTGGCAGAACATCTTTCCGGTGACTTTGCAGATATGCTTGATAATCACGATTTTGTATATGCTCATGTGAAAAATCTCAAGAAAAAGCTCTATGATGCCGGATGCAGCCATTATCTCAAAACAGTGTATGGAACGGGATATAAGTGGGAAAACTAAAATAATTATGAATTATAAATGATGAATTATAAATGATGAATTATTATGAGTGAGAAGAAAAATGTGTTGAAAGATAAAAGTTTTAGTTTTGCAATAAGAATTACTAACCTTTATAAATATCTTTCAACTCATAAGAATGAATATGTTCTGAGTAAACAGTTATTGAGAAGCGGAACAGCAGTGGGAGCTTTAATAAGAGAGTCCCAAAATGCAGAAAGTAAAGCAGATTTCATTCATAAACTTTCTATTGCTCAAAAAGAATGTGATGAATCTATTTATTGGATTGAACTTTTATTTCACACCCACTATTTGTCATCTTCAGAATATGAGAGTATAAGCAGTGAAGCAACTGAAATATTAAAAATAATTCGAAGTATTATTATTACATCAAAAAGTAAAAATTCATAACTTATAATTCATAATTCATAATTCATCATTATTTTGAAGCCTCTACTGACCAAAACCACAAAGCCCTTTCTTATCTACGTACTTATTGTACTGATGATAAGCATTCCCGTGTATTATTTTGTCGTAGACACCATCTGGAAAAATGAATTGGATGAGCATAATCAGATTATTGTAGAGAAAACGGCTTATGAATTCAATCAGTTAAAACTTTCAGAAGAAGCGCTGGATAAGAGTCTTGAATTATGGAATCACATCCAGCCGGAAACGAATATTGAAAAGATCTCTTCGAACCAAATAAAACGGGATACGGTTTATACTTATGAAAAACATCTTCCCTTTATTTCGGAACAAAAAAAAGAACGTTACCGCTGTCTAAAAAAAGTAGTTTATCTTCAAAACAAACCTTATCTGTTTACGATACAGACCAATATTGAGGAATCTCATGAAACGATAGCCATTATCGCCATGATTACGATATTCTTTTTTGTGGTTATTGTTCTTGGACTTTTATATCTTAACAGAAGGCTTTCTTCATCGATCTGGAAACCGTTCAGAAGTACATTGGATCAACTGAAGACCTTTAATCTCAACAGCCAGAATACCATAGAGTTTCCGGCTTCTGATACGACAGAATTTGAAGAGCTTAATCAATCTCTTTACAAACTGATAGAACGTAATGTCTCTACCTATAAAACCCAGAAAGAGTTCACGGAAAATGCATCCCACGAATTGCAGACTCCGCTTGCTATTATTAAAAACAAGCTGGATCTTTTACTTCAGGATCAGAATCTTACCGAAAAACAGTATACCATCGCGGAAGATATGAACAAGGCGCTTACAAGAAGCTCCCGAATCAATAAAAACCTTTTACTTCTTGCGAAAATTGATAATAATCAGTTCGACAGTTCTGAAATCATTTCGTTTGATCATTTGCTGCATCAAAGCATTGATATTCTCGAGGAACATTTTGAACAAAAAAACATATCCCTTACAAAACATATTTCCAATGAGGTACAGGTAAGTGGAAATAATATTCTGGCAGAAATACTCATCAACAATCTTATTATCAATGCCATCCGTCATACTACTGCAGGCGGGAGCATTTCTCTACAGCTTACTGATTCTGTTTTTGAAGTTTCCAATTCGGGAACAGAAAAACTGAATACGGATTTACTGTTCAAACGATTTTCAAAGCTTTCAACAGACAGCAATGGAAGTGGGCTCGGGCTTTCTATTATTCAGGAAATCTGTAGGTTTCATCATTGGACCATCACTTACAGATTTGAGAATCATCATCATATTTTTGCTGTTAAATTATAGTTAAAAAAAATCCACCTTCCTACAATTCTAAATTTCTTCTAAATCGGATTGCACCTTTGTATAGAAAACATACTGAGGTATAATTTTATTTAGAAATGAAAACCGTAAACAAAGTTGCAGCCGTAACCCTTCTTTTCTGGCTGATGAAAATTGTAGCAACAACATTAGGAGAAACTCTTGGTGATTTTATTTCCATGACCCTTAATTGGGGATATATCGTAGGCATACTGATTACCCTGTTGTTTTTTGTAATCATTTTATCCGTACAGCTCCGTGCAAAAAAATATATTCCGGCAGTCTACTGGATGGTGATTATTGGAACAACAACCCTGGGGACAGAAATTTCTGACTGCATTGACAGAACATTGAAAACCGGATATCTTACAGGAAGTTTAATCCTTCTTTCCGGTCTTTTACTCTCTTTGTTTTTATGGTACAAAAAGTACGGCAACCTTGAAGTTTATCCAATTGTTGAAAAGAATAAAGAATTTTATTACTGGACTGCTATTTTATTTTCCAATAGTCTGGGCACTGCTTTTGGGGATTTCCTGAGTGATAATTTAGGACTCGGATATATGACCGGAGCTCTGATCACCGGATTGATTATACTTATAGTGGTTCTCATGCATTATTTCACGAAAATCAATCATGTCGTACTGTTCTGGATTGCTTTTGTTTTTACCAGACCGTTTGGTGCTACATTCGGAGATCTTTTAACCAAACCTTTAGCTAAAGGCGGACTGGATCTTGGAACCCTCAACGCTTCTCTGATATCCCTGGCTCTGATGGTTTTGATGATTGTCATTTCACAAAGAAAAACCCGGCGGGAAATGACCTCTTCGGAACAAATAAATCATACACCTTATAACGAATAACAAAAAATATTTAAAAAAAATAAATACTAGACGAATGAATAAAGCAGCCTTGTTATTTTTTCCAGCCTGCCTAGTGGTTTCTTCCCTTGTTTCTGCGCAGACAGCTTCTGTGACTGCCTCAGGAAGAATTACGGGGAAAGACAAAACAGCATTACCTTATGCCCATATTATTTTAAAAAAAGAAAAAGACAGCACCTTTATTGCCGGAACGATTACCAATGAGGAAGGAAGGTTTTCACTTACTGGGATAAAACCGGATCACTATCTTCTGGAAACTTCAGTCACCGGATATAAGACCCAAATTCAACCCATTTTTATAGGAAGCCTTTCTGAGTTTCTGGAAATTCCCACTGTTGAGCTCATTCAGGAACAGGAAAATGAGACTAAAATAGAAGCAATAACCATTACGGCAACCAAAAAGAATGAAATAGACAGCCGTCTTGATAAGAAAACCTATTCTGTGGCAGATAATATCAGTCAAAATGGTGGTTCTGTGCTCCAAAGCATGCAGAATCTTCCCGGAATTACCGTTCAGGATGGTAAAGTCCAGCTAAGAGGAAATGATAAAGTAACAGTACTGATTGATGGCAAACAAACCGCTCTTACAGGTTTTGGAAGCCAAACCGGACTGGATAATATTCCAGCTTCTGCCATTGATAAAATTGAAATCATCAACAATCCTTCATCAAAATATGATGCAAACGGGAATGCAGGGATTATCAACATCATCATGAAAAAAAATAAACAGAACGGCTGGAACGGAAAAGCAGGATTTACAACAGGTTTAGGTTCACTTTGGGTAAGAAAGGAAAATCTTCCTACCATAAGACCACAGTATACGCTGACTCCCAAAATTAATCCTTCATTATCGGTCAATTACAGAAAAAATAAGGTTAATATATTTCTGCAGGCGGATAATCTGTACACAGAAACGCTTAACAAAAATGAATTCGTAACCCGTACTTATGATAACGGAACGGTAATTAATTCTCAGCTGAAAAGGAATAGAAACACCAATTTCTTCACCACCAAAGCAGGAATAGACTGGAATATTGATCCGCAAAATACACTAACGATTTCAGGAATGTATGGAAGTGAAAAGATTATAGACAGAGGAGATCAGCCGTTTTTCAATGGAGATATGTCCCAGCGTCTCCGTTTGTGGCAGTTTCTGGAAGATGAACTGAAAACAACAGTGATGGGAACAGCTTCCTATCAGCATAAATTTAAAGAAGCAGGGCATGTATTGAATGTAGGTTTCAATTATACTTTCCATAGAGAGGATGAAAAGTATTTCTATGATAATTATCTTCCTTCCTCTACAGGAACAGATGCTTTTAAACTATTATCTGATGAACAGGTATATGATTTCAATATCGATTATGTAAAACCATTGAAATATGGTAGAATAGAAACAGGTATTAAACTGAGAAACAGAAGCATTCCGACCAATATGAATTTTATTCCGGGAGCCAACTCTGTTTTGGATGTTTCTGCGGGAGGAAAAGCTGATTATAAAGAATTTATTCCTGCCGTGTATGGAAATTATGTTTTTGAAAATGAAAAATGGGAAGCTGAATTGGGTCTCAGACTGGAATATGTCAAAATTCAATATGATGTAAATCCTAACCACCCGACGTATAAAAGTGACGGATACAACTACACCCAGCCATTCCCGAATTTCCGGCTTGCCTACAAACTTGATGACCGCAATAAGTTCTCCGTTTTTTATAACAAAAGGGTAGACCGTCCCAATGAAGTAGATATCAGAATTTTTCCCAAGTATGACGATGCAGAGATCATTAAAGTAGGAAATCCTGCGTTACGTCCCCAGTTTACAAATTCCATTGAGCTCGGATATAAGCACAA
This region of Chryseobacterium culicis genomic DNA includes:
- a CDS encoding aldo/keto reductase, which codes for MEKRKIKNTDLMIAPINFGGNVFGWTLDEKQSFDILDRFTEAGFNFIDTADTYSWWVNGKGGQSEEIIGKWMKSRSNRNDIVLATKVGSETKEHGYDISKKHILKSVDESLQRLQTDHIDLYYTHFDDNITPVEETLSAYDEIIKAGKVRYIAASNLSPERLKASFDAAEKNNLPKYVALQPHYNLMEREGFETNYAPLAEQFDLSVFPYWSLAAGFLTGKYRDEADLAKSARGEGVRKYLNPKGLEVLKALDQVSAKHNTTQGTVSLAWLLSNPLITAPIVSATSASQLETVFNAPKLILDQEDIALLNNASN
- a CDS encoding chloride channel protein, giving the protein MKIHNKKKYLSFLKFKRDFQKYGLEKARSYELILHWLNNRLSRNQFLVLSGILVGCTAGLAGVILKTLVHNIHYFITNKVHFEYQILFYIVFPFLGIVLTTMIVLTLFKGQDRKGIGAILYEIAQNSSIVASVKMYSQVIQSAITVGLGGSAGLESPIAVTGAAIGSNYAQTYRLSYKERTLLLAAGATAGIASAFNAPIAGIMFAFEILLTGVVFTDFIPLVVAAVCGSLLSRILLQEDVLFRFYTREAFNYKNVPYYLILGLVTGLYARYFVIISQKVEHFIKGLQLSRMRKAMFGGAVLSLLCVLFPPLFGEGYETVKAFTNGNTYSIIENSFFRYFEIGDWTIIIFLVLVLLLKAFATSFTIFSGGNGGNFAPSLFAGGTLGYLFALICQHLGFTDVPVTNLVLVGMAGAMSGVLYAPLTAIFLIAESSFGYDLFIPLMIASIISYLIAKWFSPISPELKSLADEGKIFTNKHDKNLLFALRTEDFIDKYSQTINENASVTELFEMVKNGDKNIFAVVDESRKLKGVLTLDDIRPYLFTKEIETSQVVAQIMKTPPAVLHRENKPLDILQTFDDTGVWNLPVVTENNDFIGFISKSSILMSYRQLLKEYSD
- a CDS encoding response regulator transcription factor; its protein translation is MKILIIEDEAALAQSISEYLSGENYLCEAVSTFGEAMGKIEAFEYDCILLDIMLPDGNGLKILEELKKQQKQDGVIIISAKNALDDKIEGLKLGADDYLTKPFHLSELMARVYSIIRRKQFSSSNVIIQNELQIDLLAKTVVVNDELISLTKKEFDLLIYFIGNKNKVISKSTLAEHLSGDFADMLDNHDFVYAHVKNLKKKLYDAGCSHYLKTVYGTGYKWEN
- a CDS encoding four helix bundle protein, which codes for MSEKKNVLKDKSFSFAIRITNLYKYLSTHKNEYVLSKQLLRSGTAVGALIRESQNAESKADFIHKLSIAQKECDESIYWIELLFHTHYLSSSEYESISSEATEILKIIRSIIITSKSKNS
- a CDS encoding sensor histidine kinase, which gives rise to MKPLLTKTTKPFLIYVLIVLMISIPVYYFVVDTIWKNELDEHNQIIVEKTAYEFNQLKLSEEALDKSLELWNHIQPETNIEKISSNQIKRDTVYTYEKHLPFISEQKKERYRCLKKVVYLQNKPYLFTIQTNIEESHETIAIIAMITIFFFVVIVLGLLYLNRRLSSSIWKPFRSTLDQLKTFNLNSQNTIEFPASDTTEFEELNQSLYKLIERNVSTYKTQKEFTENASHELQTPLAIIKNKLDLLLQDQNLTEKQYTIAEDMNKALTRSSRINKNLLLLAKIDNNQFDSSEIISFDHLLHQSIDILEEHFEQKNISLTKHISNEVQVSGNNILAEILINNLIINAIRHTTAGGSISLQLTDSVFEVSNSGTEKLNTDLLFKRFSKLSTDSNGSGLGLSIIQEICRFHHWTITYRFENHHHIFAVKL
- a CDS encoding TonB-dependent receptor domain-containing protein, coding for MNKAALLFFPACLVVSSLVSAQTASVTASGRITGKDKTALPYAHIILKKEKDSTFIAGTITNEEGRFSLTGIKPDHYLLETSVTGYKTQIQPIFIGSLSEFLEIPTVELIQEQENETKIEAITITATKKNEIDSRLDKKTYSVADNISQNGGSVLQSMQNLPGITVQDGKVQLRGNDKVTVLIDGKQTALTGFGSQTGLDNIPASAIDKIEIINNPSSKYDANGNAGIINIIMKKNKQNGWNGKAGFTTGLGSLWVRKENLPTIRPQYTLTPKINPSLSVNYRKNKVNIFLQADNLYTETLNKNEFVTRTYDNGTVINSQLKRNRNTNFFTTKAGIDWNIDPQNTLTISGMYGSEKIIDRGDQPFFNGDMSQRLRLWQFLEDELKTTVMGTASYQHKFKEAGHVLNVGFNYTFHREDEKYFYDNYLPSSTGTDAFKLLSDEQVYDFNIDYVKPLKYGRIETGIKLRNRSIPTNMNFIPGANSVLDVSAGGKADYKEFIPAVYGNYVFENEKWEAELGLRLEYVKIQYDVNPNHPTYKSDGYNYTQPFPNFRLAYKLDDRNKFSVFYNKRVDRPNEVDIRIFPKYDDAEIIKVGNPALRPQFTNSIELGYKHNWDNGYLYSALYHRFANGTITRISSIVPDSTLIYAIFQNAGKSYNTGLETIWNQKISDLYSLNVNGNIYRNQINAFTVQNLYPQPNTFSADQQTAISGNIKMNNVFHFSKGFDMQCTLVYLAPDIIPQGRIQSRFSMDAGVKKAIQKGKGELFLNATDLLNTMVIKKAVQGNGFAYTSNDYYETQGVRLGYSYKF